From Candidatus Ozemobacteraceae bacterium, a single genomic window includes:
- a CDS encoding class I SAM-dependent methyltransferase, which translates to MRLLSRIAMRLVETGFMPDFLIRLGLRALNWARLYSEHRGDLESRGDAFRTLLARLRLSPITVAEEQGARSHYEVPQEFFSRVLGPRLRYTCCYYPFGSESLEDAEESMLRLTAERARLENGLKILDLSCGWGDLTLWMAERFPEARITAVTRSVVQCQHVTRLARQRDLKNVEVVVSDLAHFFAAKKYDRIIAIETLERCRNYQELMRRIAGWLEDGGLFFAHMFMHRELAYVYESISDDDWMGKRFFTGGLMPSDDLLLHFQDEMSIVDHWRLSGLHYAMTAEHWLQRLDASRADLLPILEEIYGKTRGTLWFHRWRAFFLSIAEMFGCWGGEEWGVSHYLFRKRRL; encoded by the coding sequence ATGAGACTGTTATCACGCATCGCGATGCGACTCGTCGAGACCGGCTTCATGCCGGATTTCCTCATACGGCTCGGGCTGCGGGCCCTCAACTGGGCCAGGCTGTATTCCGAGCACCGGGGCGACCTGGAATCCCGCGGAGACGCGTTCCGAACGCTGCTGGCGCGACTCAGGCTCAGTCCGATCACCGTCGCCGAGGAGCAGGGCGCGCGCAGCCATTACGAGGTTCCGCAGGAGTTTTTCAGCCGCGTGCTGGGGCCGCGCCTCCGGTACACCTGCTGCTACTACCCCTTCGGCTCGGAAAGCCTCGAAGACGCCGAAGAGTCGATGCTGCGGCTGACGGCCGAGCGCGCGCGGCTCGAGAACGGCTTGAAGATCCTCGACCTCTCCTGCGGCTGGGGCGACCTGACGCTGTGGATGGCGGAGCGGTTTCCCGAGGCGCGCATCACGGCGGTCACCCGGTCCGTCGTCCAGTGCCAGCATGTGACGCGGCTCGCCCGCCAGCGCGACCTGAAAAACGTCGAGGTCGTCGTCTCGGACCTCGCCCATTTCTTCGCGGCAAAAAAGTACGATCGTATTATAGCGATAGAAACACTCGAACGGTGCCGCAACTACCAGGAGTTGATGCGGCGCATCGCCGGCTGGCTCGAGGACGGCGGCCTGTTCTTCGCGCACATGTTCATGCATCGCGAGCTCGCCTACGTCTACGAATCGATCAGCGACGACGACTGGATGGGAAAGCGGTTCTTCACAGGCGGCCTGATGCCCTCCGACGACCTGTTGCTGCATTTCCAGGACGAGATGTCGATCGTCGACCACTGGCGGCTCAGCGGCCTGCACTACGCGATGACCGCGGAGCATTGGCTGCAGCGGCTCGACGCCTCCCGCGCCGACCTCCTGCCGATTCTCGAGGAAATCTACGGCAAGACCCGGGGGACCCTCTGGTTCCACCGCTGGCGCGCCTTCTTTCTCTCCATCGCCGAGATGTTCGGCTGCTGGGGCGGGGAAGAGTGGGGCGTTTCGCACTACCTCTTCCGCAAGCGGCGACTCTGA
- a CDS encoding SpoIIE family protein phosphatase — protein sequence MRGSGTSAVTGAATALPAVRLGWARLLLVLVPLAALGVLGDAAMRSHAGQKRAAFAGEVSDRIERIAVRSDPDLALAQVLPELARPVKRASNAPETRRLAERVRTALPGYGFELFTFDRRGALTGTDPASPPNLWLMRRLLAGLASEGPTDTSATADLDRRLKAVFGNSRSLQSFRQNRGLRMRMQRMKKPISVFWDIGPAGGFLLVITSEPDVGSRLAALWTDESAPGTALGWKTCDSDTWRFLGPVRPELPTRFWNRLEKQGRQEIDTNRRHWEFRLTSGGNVLFLAVPSPSAARPPLVFWWGLIATACFASARMLVCGPDLLGPITRLSVLLFVVAAAVPTACAALAGFRALSDRREVLRSEVQRAQVDALRLFDERFDDHLDRFRRRLVALTSQPTFYDLGSTRTAASFTATPLNGHLDLLAPDSRAIARFPDTDTAFTPLLPIIQRMALEVLAPNLIAAPSVRIDAGTNRMIREGQFGFTALAIRPRRLNPMNTGTSRPMFYWDYPRTTGRKASFAVFVFDRENLMRDYTASRILESGALWGTKIRIGAHHIDRPEAFPGNAAAWRKLTPAIQRSRVLNKPVFGTVRFGRRDWWYAAIVGTNIDRYGFIALYPDDRIEEALGELRAKAYAGMAVMILLAAGLGALLSRRLTRPVSALAEGVSNLQRKEFNRPVRIDGQDELARLSAAFNEMMAELKDLDVAKAVQGSLLPAAYPAPEGYAIHGRCLFAGNLGGDCLDCRPLADGRILLLIGDVSGHGAASALLMAFIKATVTLWSRSGRTDLPLLANRIDALLRSFPGPRRFLAFFGCLLDPVTHTVEWLSGGHPYPLLVRPEAKARFVGAPGYPLGIRRRRQASPAGTLRLEPGDTLFFYTDGFVEALDRSGAPVGYERMTAMARAACDTASADAERARSIVDSLLERRAAITDEWSDDVTMLVLSRLPRREALP from the coding sequence ATGAGAGGTTCCGGCACGAGCGCGGTCACGGGAGCGGCAACTGCACTTCCCGCCGTTCGGCTCGGGTGGGCGCGGCTGCTGCTGGTGCTCGTGCCGCTCGCGGCGCTCGGGGTGCTGGGCGATGCAGCCATGCGGAGTCATGCCGGCCAAAAGCGGGCGGCATTCGCAGGAGAGGTGTCCGATCGGATCGAGCGGATCGCCGTACGCTCGGACCCGGATTTGGCGCTTGCCCAAGTTCTCCCCGAGCTCGCCCGGCCCGTGAAGCGCGCATCGAATGCCCCCGAAACTCGGCGTCTCGCGGAACGGGTTCGCACCGCCCTTCCCGGATACGGATTCGAGCTTTTCACATTCGATCGGCGCGGCGCGCTCACGGGAACCGACCCCGCCTCTCCCCCGAATCTCTGGCTGATGCGGCGACTGCTCGCGGGACTTGCCTCCGAGGGGCCGACGGACACATCCGCAACGGCCGATCTTGATCGCCGGCTGAAGGCGGTGTTCGGCAACAGCAGAAGCCTTCAGTCGTTCCGGCAAAACCGCGGGCTTCGCATGCGGATGCAGCGAATGAAGAAACCCATTTCCGTTTTCTGGGACATCGGCCCCGCAGGCGGCTTTCTTCTCGTCATCACCTCGGAACCCGACGTCGGAAGCCGCCTCGCCGCCCTCTGGACCGATGAATCCGCACCGGGGACGGCGCTCGGCTGGAAAACGTGCGATTCGGACACCTGGCGTTTTCTCGGTCCCGTGCGGCCCGAGCTTCCCACCCGGTTCTGGAATCGTCTCGAAAAACAGGGCCGCCAAGAGATCGACACGAACCGGCGACATTGGGAATTTCGCCTAACGAGCGGGGGAAACGTGCTCTTCCTGGCCGTTCCCTCGCCTTCCGCCGCCCGGCCGCCCCTGGTCTTCTGGTGGGGGTTGATCGCAACGGCGTGTTTCGCCTCGGCGCGGATGCTCGTCTGCGGCCCAGATCTGCTTGGGCCGATCACCCGATTGTCGGTGCTGCTGTTCGTCGTCGCCGCGGCCGTCCCGACCGCCTGCGCCGCCCTCGCGGGATTCCGCGCCCTGTCTGACCGCCGGGAGGTTCTCCGCAGCGAGGTCCAGCGCGCGCAGGTCGATGCCCTGCGACTGTTCGACGAGCGATTCGACGATCACCTCGACCGCTTCAGACGCAGACTGGTCGCGCTGACCTCACAGCCCACCTTTTACGACCTCGGCTCCACCCGCACCGCCGCCTCCTTCACCGCCACACCACTCAACGGCCACCTCGACCTGCTGGCGCCGGACAGCCGCGCCATCGCCAGGTTTCCCGACACGGATACCGCATTCACGCCGCTCCTGCCGATCATCCAGCGTATGGCTCTCGAGGTTCTCGCCCCAAATCTCATCGCCGCGCCCTCCGTCCGTATCGATGCGGGGACGAACCGGATGATCCGCGAAGGCCAGTTCGGGTTCACGGCCCTTGCGATCCGCCCTCGCCGCCTGAATCCGATGAACACAGGCACGAGTAGGCCGATGTTCTACTGGGACTACCCCCGAACAACCGGAAGAAAGGCGTCGTTCGCCGTTTTCGTGTTCGACCGCGAGAATCTGATGCGCGACTACACGGCCTCACGCATTCTCGAGTCCGGCGCTCTCTGGGGCACGAAAATCCGCATCGGCGCGCATCATATCGACAGGCCCGAGGCCTTTCCCGGAAACGCAGCGGCCTGGAGGAAACTGACCCCCGCCATCCAGCGCAGTCGCGTTCTGAACAAACCCGTCTTCGGAACGGTACGGTTCGGCCGGCGCGACTGGTGGTACGCCGCCATCGTCGGAACGAATATCGATCGCTATGGTTTTATCGCCCTGTATCCCGACGACAGGATCGAAGAGGCCCTCGGCGAGCTTCGGGCGAAGGCGTATGCGGGAATGGCCGTCATGATCCTTCTCGCCGCCGGGCTCGGCGCCCTGCTCTCCCGAAGGCTGACGCGCCCCGTCTCGGCGCTGGCCGAGGGGGTCTCCAACCTGCAGCGGAAGGAGTTCAACAGGCCCGTCCGGATCGACGGCCAGGACGAACTCGCCCGTCTCTCGGCCGCATTCAACGAGATGATGGCCGAGCTGAAGGACCTCGACGTGGCCAAGGCGGTCCAGGGGAGCCTCCTTCCCGCCGCGTATCCGGCTCCGGAGGGCTACGCGATTCACGGCAGATGTCTCTTCGCCGGCAACCTCGGAGGCGACTGCCTCGACTGTCGTCCTCTGGCCGACGGCCGCATCCTGTTGCTGATCGGCGATGTGAGCGGCCACGGCGCGGCCTCCGCCCTGCTCATGGCGTTCATCAAAGCCACGGTGACCCTCTGGAGCAGATCGGGTCGAACCGATCTGCCCCTGCTCGCGAACCGCATCGACGCTCTCCTGCGATCCTTCCCCGGCCCAAGGCGGTTTCTCGCCTTCTTCGGCTGCCTGCTCGACCCAGTGACGCACACGGTCGAATGGCTTTCCGGCGGCCACCCGTATCCCCTCCTCGTGCGTCCCGAAGCGAAGGCACGGTTCGTCGGCGCCCCCGGGTATCCGCTGGGCATCCGGCGCCGGCGGCAGGCTTCCCCGGCCGGCACGCTGAGGCTCGAACCTGGCGACACCCTGTTTTTCTACACCGACGGCTTCGTCGAAGCGCTCGACCGCTCAGGCGCTCCCGTCGGTTACGAGCGCATGACGGCAATGGCCCGCGCGGCGTGCGACACCGCATCCGCCGACGCGGAACGCGCCCGAAGCATTGTCGACAGTCTGCTCGAACGCCGCGCCGCCATCACCGACGAGTGGAGCGACGACGTGACGATGCTGGTTCTCTCGAGACTCCCCCGAAGGGAGGCCCTGCCGTGA
- a CDS encoding SpoIIE family protein phosphatase: MNRPPDTAPGKRLRRTLLIGAALVILLYGVFGMFDLFDAWQMRRTESLKRHLRLELDRAIAWRGNGCVLLDAAWPIHEALRSGFGRFLTFKNAIDRMNRDFGQTCSLFLFQNGRSTLIYPENASHKALVSEMLSAMQAPARSRARLAPSVDEKATALWGREATVENLRYNNGEYIVLDTSGRRGVGYFAFHGSGLAAVLLIENVPPRHMEDFLRHRARYRKIVRNIGRAIPDIDFWAPPRNRSAASIRMAWEKANAEKKDVVERNRTLWMFDRDRMGVVTAIAAPLPASHDLALFRTALLSIAIIAPLLLYQGYRKGINPSSSSLRSQMSLLFVAATLLPMLSTFGVGWMSLGYQEERLRNAAFAKGVTKLHTVNAGFSRTMAIFREKFLELWKLANRTPFDLEGFSRRLAPLEEARMCRLLMLFDADSRAILQRVDPDRNDIVEMSTLLSRAAIRRYIPERLGTGDGSKIQPTDLLVEEVTTNPEFGWSTLIETPNAVHRLQAGFSPADVIWNVFPDLATGPAFLMGMSDSDDQIRLHLSYAVLTGADAIRLLLLDASHMDMPPVLGIQNFSTLSAVMRTPRLSAAPPRSETASLDGSRLWPQPGTPDREKLMHMMQVCHLTNKVMERELRLASGTAWVVAAPEAVLGKYVTAAVLDAEQELSSLNGMKLALLIGLLASLLTSFAAGHLLSALVLIPIADLQDGIDAIRRRRSDIVIPCRRDDEFGHLAKIFNRALGDLKDLELARVVQTSLLPASTPLIEGFSLAAVNLPATDLSGDYYDLMRCPDGSFLMVIGDVTGHGASAALAMAMAKATVAYRLADGETGPGPLMTSLNDVFFQELRGQRKFMTMLTARLVASAHLLTVESAGHNYPLHYRAASKQTEFLPMTGFPLGARQKTKRDTIEISLEPGDAFVMYTDGYTECLLPNGNQLGDDTLRDIVDSLAGSGKDARGILDGLLMELNIRRAPGPLGDDVTLVVLRRDI; the protein is encoded by the coding sequence GTGAACCGCCCACCCGACACCGCTCCCGGAAAGAGGCTCCGACGTACTCTGCTCATCGGAGCGGCTCTCGTCATTCTTCTCTACGGGGTTTTCGGGATGTTCGACCTATTCGACGCATGGCAGATGCGAAGAACGGAGTCTCTGAAGCGGCACCTGCGGCTCGAACTCGACCGGGCCATCGCCTGGCGGGGAAACGGCTGCGTCCTGCTCGACGCGGCCTGGCCCATCCATGAAGCGCTTCGCTCGGGCTTCGGCAGGTTCCTGACCTTCAAGAACGCCATCGACCGGATGAACCGGGATTTCGGCCAAACATGCAGCCTTTTCCTGTTCCAGAACGGCCGCAGCACCCTGATCTACCCCGAGAACGCCTCCCATAAGGCCCTCGTCTCCGAGATGCTTTCGGCGATGCAGGCCCCCGCCCGCAGCCGGGCTCGGCTGGCCCCGTCTGTCGACGAAAAGGCGACCGCCCTCTGGGGGCGAGAGGCAACCGTCGAGAACCTGAGATATAATAACGGTGAGTATATTGTCCTCGACACGTCCGGCAGACGGGGCGTCGGGTATTTCGCGTTCCACGGCTCCGGTCTGGCGGCGGTCCTGCTGATCGAGAACGTTCCCCCGCGTCACATGGAGGATTTTCTCCGGCATCGGGCGAGATATCGGAAGATCGTTCGAAACATCGGCCGGGCGATTCCCGACATCGATTTCTGGGCCCCGCCACGAAATCGCTCCGCAGCTTCGATCCGCATGGCATGGGAAAAGGCGAACGCGGAGAAGAAGGACGTCGTCGAGCGGAACCGGACGCTGTGGATGTTCGACCGGGACCGCATGGGCGTCGTCACGGCCATCGCGGCCCCCCTCCCCGCCTCGCACGATCTCGCGCTTTTCCGGACCGCCCTTCTCTCGATCGCGATCATCGCTCCCCTGCTACTGTATCAGGGATACAGGAAGGGCATCAACCCGTCGTCCTCGTCCCTGCGGTCTCAAATGAGCCTGCTGTTCGTCGCCGCCACCCTCCTGCCGATGCTTTCGACTTTCGGCGTCGGCTGGATGAGCCTGGGATACCAGGAAGAGCGCCTCCGCAACGCAGCCTTCGCGAAGGGCGTCACCAAACTTCACACCGTCAATGCGGGCTTTTCGCGCACGATGGCGATCTTCCGGGAAAAATTTCTCGAACTATGGAAGCTCGCGAACAGGACGCCGTTCGACCTCGAGGGCTTCAGCCGCAGGCTCGCGCCTCTTGAAGAAGCGCGCATGTGCCGCCTGCTGATGCTGTTCGACGCGGACAGCCGCGCCATTCTGCAACGGGTCGACCCCGACCGGAACGATATCGTCGAAATGAGCACCCTGCTGTCGCGCGCGGCCATCCGACGATACATTCCGGAACGCCTCGGCACGGGCGACGGGAGCAAAATCCAGCCGACGGACCTGCTAGTCGAGGAGGTGACAACGAATCCCGAGTTCGGCTGGTCAACCCTCATCGAGACCCCCAACGCGGTTCACCGGCTGCAGGCAGGCTTTTCGCCCGCCGACGTCATCTGGAACGTCTTCCCGGATCTCGCGACGGGGCCGGCGTTCCTGATGGGAATGTCCGATTCAGACGACCAGATACGCCTCCATCTTTCCTATGCCGTTCTGACCGGCGCCGACGCCATACGTCTTCTCCTGCTCGACGCCTCCCACATGGACATGCCGCCGGTCCTCGGCATACAGAACTTCTCGACCCTATCGGCCGTCATGCGCACCCCCAGGCTGTCGGCCGCGCCGCCCCGGTCTGAAACGGCCTCTCTCGACGGCAGCCGCCTGTGGCCTCAGCCCGGAACCCCCGACCGGGAGAAATTGATGCACATGATGCAGGTCTGCCACCTGACGAATAAGGTGATGGAGCGGGAACTCCGGCTCGCCTCCGGCACCGCCTGGGTCGTCGCCGCACCGGAAGCCGTTCTGGGAAAATACGTCACGGCCGCCGTCCTCGATGCCGAGCAGGAGCTTTCAAGCCTGAACGGCATGAAGCTGGCTCTTCTGATCGGACTGCTGGCATCCCTGCTGACCTCATTCGCCGCCGGCCACCTGTTGAGCGCTCTCGTGCTGATCCCCATCGCCGATCTTCAGGACGGCATCGACGCGATCCGACGGCGTCGGTCTGACATCGTCATCCCCTGCCGGCGTGACGACGAGTTCGGTCATCTGGCGAAGATCTTCAATCGCGCGCTCGGTGATCTGAAGGACCTCGAACTCGCCCGGGTCGTGCAGACGAGCCTGCTTCCGGCATCGACTCCATTGATCGAGGGGTTCAGTCTGGCCGCCGTCAACCTCCCCGCCACGGACCTGAGCGGCGATTATTACGACCTGATGCGGTGTCCCGACGGCTCATTCCTGATGGTGATCGGCGACGTGACGGGCCACGGGGCATCGGCGGCCCTTGCAATGGCGATGGCCAAGGCAACCGTCGCCTACCGGCTCGCCGACGGGGAGACCGGCCCCGGCCCCCTGATGACCTCGCTCAACGATGTGTTCTTCCAGGAACTCCGCGGACAGCGGAAGTTCATGACCATGCTGACGGCGCGTCTCGTCGCATCGGCCCATCTCCTGACCGTCGAAAGCGCCGGCCACAATTATCCCCTGCATTACCGCGCCGCATCGAAACAGACCGAATTCCTGCCCATGACGGGCTTTCCCCTCGGCGCAAGACAGAAGACGAAGCGCGACACGATCGAGATTTCCCTCGAGCCGGGGGATGCATTCGTAATGTATACCGATGGGTATACCGAATGTCTGCTCCCGAACGGCAATCAACTCGGCGACGACACTCTGCGCGACATCGTCGATTCCCTCGCCGGCTCGGGAAAAGACGCACGCGGCATTCTCGACGGCCTGCTGATGGAACTCAACATCCGCCGCGCACCCGGCCCCCTGGGAGACGACGTCACCCTCGTCGTCCTCCGCCGCGACATATAA
- a CDS encoding nitroreductase family protein: MDFFALAAKRRTVRQFTADPVARGDIEKIIQAGLMAPSPNNSQPWRIAVITDRKLLERMKDAVERKLAGMFPNVSAEAKARLDKVRTFSTMFVDAPVVLAVMAKPYKAMIDKVLEETTVTHEEMNVLRMHPDIQSVGALVENMLLAATEIGLGGCWVSGALVASEAIDEMLKDKEYKVQTLVAIGKPAAKPAPKEPLPLADHVTWMA; the protein is encoded by the coding sequence ATGGATTTTTTCGCTCTTGCCGCAAAACGGCGCACCGTTCGCCAGTTTACCGCCGACCCCGTTGCCAGAGGTGATATCGAGAAGATCATCCAGGCCGGCCTCATGGCGCCGTCGCCAAACAATTCTCAGCCCTGGAGGATCGCCGTCATCACTGACAGGAAGCTGCTCGAGCGCATGAAGGACGCCGTCGAGAGGAAACTCGCCGGAATGTTCCCGAACGTTTCGGCCGAAGCGAAAGCCCGCCTCGACAAGGTTCGCACGTTCTCGACGATGTTCGTCGACGCCCCGGTCGTGCTCGCCGTCATGGCGAAGCCCTACAAGGCCATGATCGACAAGGTGCTCGAGGAAACGACCGTCACCCACGAGGAGATGAACGTGCTGCGCATGCATCCGGACATCCAGTCCGTCGGCGCGCTCGTCGAGAATATGCTGCTCGCCGCGACCGAGATCGGCCTGGGCGGATGTTGGGTTTCCGGCGCGCTTGTGGCCTCCGAGGCAATCGACGAGATGCTGAAGGACAAAGAATACAAGGTCCAGACGCTCGTCGCGATCGGAAAACCAGCCGCGAAGCCGGCCCCCAAGGAACCCCTGCCTCTCGCCGACCACGTAACATGGATGGCGTGA
- a CDS encoding DEAD/DEAH box helicase, which yields MTDPNHSLQEEAALEPIPSSAPQQESAAPLAEELPRFQFESLREPLRRAISEIGWREPMPVQAKIIPYMLRDDDVIVQSHTGSGKTGAFLLPICEKLDPAVGGCQALIMAPTRELALQVKTELDRINVHLGLRSVAVYGGVGYGPQLEAFRQGAHIVVGTPGRLLDHLGRGSLVLKDLRYLVIDEADELLSMGFYPDMTRIRQYLPRKRVSAMFSATMPASVKRLSNEFLTEPLFIGLSGDSQHVPEMDHLYYVVDPMQKDRVLMRIIEMENPESGIIFCNTKSEVEYLAAFMRRFGYDVDQMSGDLGQRDRETVMAKLKNHKLRFLVATDIAARGIDVSHLEYVFVYDWHKDFEQYIHRAGRTGRAGNRGVAVSLVSVMEEPDLKRYAKRFGIPFMSKPTPTEEDVQQRMTERLLARLEARQRDMNSAQRERSRRFGRLLDQMLEHEHGRELQLMLLDEIGGRMLAEGRPSPADIDAANLSAPVAEDRRPAQNGGEKRSMHRHGGRRGGGRGRRF from the coding sequence ATGACTGACCCGAATCACTCTCTCCAGGAAGAAGCCGCTCTCGAACCGATCCCGTCCTCCGCTCCCCAGCAGGAGTCGGCGGCCCCCCTGGCCGAGGAACTCCCCCGCTTCCAGTTCGAATCTCTGCGCGAGCCCCTGCGCCGGGCCATTTCCGAGATCGGCTGGCGCGAGCCGATGCCGGTCCAGGCGAAGATCATTCCCTATATGCTGCGCGACGACGACGTCATCGTCCAGTCGCATACCGGCAGCGGCAAGACCGGTGCGTTTCTCCTGCCGATCTGCGAAAAGCTCGACCCGGCCGTCGGCGGCTGCCAAGCCCTGATCATGGCCCCGACCCGCGAACTGGCTCTCCAAGTCAAGACCGAGCTCGACCGCATCAACGTCCATCTCGGCCTCCGGAGCGTCGCCGTCTACGGCGGCGTCGGATACGGTCCCCAGCTCGAAGCGTTCCGCCAGGGCGCCCACATCGTCGTGGGAACCCCCGGCCGCCTGCTCGACCATCTGGGCCGCGGCTCGCTGGTCCTCAAAGACCTGCGTTACCTCGTGATCGACGAGGCCGACGAACTGCTGTCGATGGGTTTTTACCCCGACATGACCCGCATCCGCCAGTATCTCCCGCGGAAACGCGTCTCCGCGATGTTCTCGGCGACCATGCCGGCGAGCGTGAAACGCCTCTCGAACGAGTTTCTTACCGAACCCCTGTTCATCGGTCTCTCCGGTGACTCGCAGCACGTTCCCGAAATGGATCATCTGTATTACGTCGTCGATCCGATGCAGAAAGATCGAGTGTTGATGCGGATCATCGAGATGGAGAACCCCGAGAGCGGCATTATTTTCTGCAATACGAAAAGCGAGGTGGAGTATCTGGCCGCCTTCATGCGCAGGTTCGGCTACGACGTCGACCAGATGAGCGGCGACCTCGGCCAGCGCGACCGCGAAACCGTCATGGCCAAGCTCAAGAACCATAAGCTCCGGTTTCTCGTCGCGACCGACATCGCCGCGCGCGGCATCGACGTGAGCCATCTCGAATACGTGTTCGTCTACGACTGGCACAAAGATTTCGAACAGTATATCCACCGCGCCGGCCGCACCGGCCGCGCCGGCAACCGCGGCGTGGCGGTCAGCCTCGTCTCCGTGATGGAGGAACCTGACCTGAAGCGCTACGCGAAGCGGTTCGGCATCCCCTTCATGTCGAAGCCGACCCCGACCGAGGAGGACGTCCAGCAGCGCATGACCGAGCGCCTGCTGGCCCGTCTGGAAGCGCGCCAGCGCGACATGAACTCCGCCCAGCGCGAACGGTCGCGCCGATTCGGCCGCCTGCTCGACCAGATGCTGGAGCACGAGCACGGAAGGGAGCTCCAGCTGATGCTGCTCGACGAGATCGGCGGGCGGATGCTGGCCGAGGGCCGGCCGAGTCCCGCCGACATCGATGCCGCGAATCTCTCCGCACCGGTCGCCGAAGACCGCCGTCCGGCGCAGAACGGCGGCGAGAAGCGGTCGATGCACCGGCATGGCGGCAGGCGCGGCGGCGGCAGGGGCCGCAGGTTCTGA